Proteins from a single region of Malassezia restricta chromosome IV, complete sequence:
- a CDS encoding type I protein arginine methyltransferase, whose amino-acid sequence MSTEWDRPDEDDNFDGWNEASVPARALFPEWDARFDSAEKALEHARAQGCDLHALVSRLHLDAFQVIRLINYIRRPTTQPRPTPESIMSLTGHEAFLTDDNEMKPVPGYEEDGLLQYDLAEESERMDTATELRILREAYDELRHRYAERFGITAAVAQDAAAEQVSAPAPQPIDRHYFESYAGHDIHQTMIGDSVRTLSYAKFLLSPANAHLIRGKTVMDVGCGSGILSLFCARAGAKQVLAIDASDVVERARANIEDNGFGHVVRVFRGRIEALDEVLAPWASKVDLIVSEWMGYFLLYESMLPSVLYARDRYLREGGILAPSHSRMVLAAATDRGVLCERSRFWSDVYGFRMPSMTQGLSSEAATEDVEADAIVSDVATICDLPLEQIPVAQPSFTAPFSLHVKEACKVHGFVSWFDTWFAPTPHVAFDDLPPVTVSPVQPSDVHGLDLHGNEVVEASEATHGETVSFTTSPFGKPTHWKQTIFLLKTPIEVQAGTCIEGEIRVYASSANERELDVDLHYSADERPSTGEKRVATRTTQVYSVR is encoded by the coding sequence ATGTCGACGGAGTGGGATCGTCcggacgaagacgacaaCTTTGACGGTTGGAATGAGGCGAGTGTGCCTGCTCGCGCGCTCTTTCCTGAATGGGATGCACGATTCGATAGCGCTGAGAAAGCGCTGGAGCATGCGAGAGCTCAGGGATGTGATTTGCATGCCCTCGTGTCGCGTCTGCACTTGGATGCATTCCAGGTCATCCGTCTTATCAACTATATCCGGCGTCCAACGACACAGCCACGACCTACGCCTGAGTCTATCATGTCTCTGACCGGCCATGAAGCGTTTCTTACAGACGACAACGAAATGAAGCCTGTGCCGGGGTACGAAGAAGATGGATTGCTACAGTACGACCTTGCCGAGGAGTCGGAGCGCATGGACACAGCCACAGAGCTCAGGATTTTGCGTGAGGCCTACGATGAGCTGCGTCACCGGTATGCGGAGCGCTTTGGCATCACAGCGGCCGTGGCTCAGgatgcagctgccgagcaAGTgtctgcgccagcgccacagCCGATCGACCGCCACTACTTTGAAAGCTACGCTGGTCACGATATCCACCAGACTATGATTGGAGACTCTGTGCGCACGCTCTCGTACGCCAAGTTTCTGCTTTCGCCAGCCAATGCGCATCTGATCCGCGGAAAGACTGTCATGGATGTCGGCTGTGGATCGGGCATTCTGAGTCTGTTTTGTGCGCGAGCCGGGGCGAAGCAAGTGCTGGCCATCGATGCAAGCGATGTGgtggagcgtgcgcgcgcgaATATCGAGGACAATGGATTCGGGCATGTCGTTCGTGTGTTTCGTGGACGTATCGAGGCCCTGGACGAGGTGCTAGCGCCATGGGCCAGCAAGGTCGATCTGATTGTGAGTGAGTGGATGGGCTACTTTTTGCTGTACGAGTCCATGTTGCCGTCTGTGCTGTACGCACGCGACCGCTACTTGCGTGAAGGAGGCATTCTTGCGCCGTCGCATTCACGTATGGTGCTCGCTGCCGCGACGGATCGTGGTGTCCTGTGTGAGCGCTCGCGCTTTTGGAGCGATGTGTACGGTTTTCGCATGCCGAGTATGACTCAAGGCCTGTCATCCGAGGCTGCAACAGAGGACGTGGAAGCTGACGCGATTGTAAGTGACGTCGCGACCATCTGTGACCTACCGCTCGAGCAGATTCCTGTTGCGCAGCCATCGTTCACCGCGCCGTTTTCCTTGCATGTCAAGGAGGCATGCAAGGTGCATGGCTTTGTGTCGTGGTTTGATACATGGTTTGCACCGACACCACACGTGGCATTCGACGATCTGCCTCCCGTGACGGTGTCACCCGTCCAGCCTAGTGacgtccatggcctcgaTTTGCATGGCAATGAAGTGGTAGAAGCGTCCGAGGCGACGCACGGCGAGACGGTCTCATTTACCACGTCGCCCTTTGGCAAGCCCACGCACTGGAAGCAGACCATCTTTTTGCTCAAGACACCCATCGAGGTCCAGGccggcacatgcatcgaGGGCGAGATTCGTGTATATGCCTCGTCTGCGAACGAGCGTGAACTCGATGTCGATCTCCATTACTCGGCAGACGAGCGGCCGTCGACGGGCGAGAAGCGTgtggcgacgcgcacgacgcaggtGTACTCGGTGCGCTAG